A window of the Helianthus annuus cultivar XRQ/B chromosome 4, HanXRQr2.0-SUNRISE, whole genome shotgun sequence genome harbors these coding sequences:
- the LOC110934878 gene encoding protein NRT1/ PTR FAMILY 4.3, which produces MAISETDVLINGKVDWKGRPATKNKHGGMHAAMFVLAIFAFENMANLCLGVNFVTYFNGVMHYDIDEAANLVTNFLGTCYILSIIMACLADAYVGRFRTVVIAAFVECVALALLTLQAHYPKLKPPQCNIFLPTSNCEKVHGGNTVLLLVSIYLLALGNGGVKAAVPSHGADQFEEKDLKEETQMSTFFNWLLLGLALGGSIGLTFFVWVQDNKGFDRGFGLSFIAMFLGVIIFVFGLPWYRIHVAQGSSAITEIIQVYVAAIRNRKLRLPDDPSELHEMPLDSEAALHQEFLPHRDVYRWLDKAAIRSGNIEQSQSPWKLCRVTQVENAKIILAMVPVFLCTIIMTLCLAQLQTFSVQQGGTMDIKLSNSFNMPPASLPIIPVLFLLILIPIYDQILVPWIRKFTGIPTGITHLQRVGVGLILSAISMTIAGIVEVKRKNVAKHHNMLDATPVLQPLPISVFWLSFQYFVFGIADMFTYVGLLEFFYSQAPQSIKSISSCFLWSSMAFGYYLSTITVKIVNRATKGSTTSGGWLAGNNLNRNHLENFYWLLAILSLINFTVYLFVARKYKYRPQSREVEDK; this is translated from the exons ATGGCTATCTCT GAAACAGATGTGCTGATTAATGGTAAGGTGGACTGGAAAGGAAGACCGGCAACAAAGAATAAGCATGGAGGCATGCATGCTGCGATGTTCGTACTAG CAATATTTGCATTCGAAAACATGGCAAACTTGTGTCTGGGGGTGAACTTTGTGACTTATTTTAATGGGGTAATGCATTATGACATAGATGAAGCAGCAAACCTTGTAACCAACTTTTTGGGCACTTGCTATATTCTTTCCATCATTATGGCTTGTCTTGCTGATGCCTACGTAGGACGATTTAGAACTGTCGTTATTGCGGCTTTTGTAGAATGCGTG GCGCTTGCATTGCTCACACTACAAGCACACTACCCAAAGCTCAAACCACCTCAATGTAACATCTTTTTGCCAACATCAAACTGTGAGAAAGTGCATGGAGGAAACACTGTGCTTCTATTAGTTTCGATCTACCTTCTGGCTTTAGGTAATGGGGGTGTGAAAGCAGCAGTGCCATCACATGGAGCAGATCAGTTTGAAGAAAAAGATCTAAAAGAGGAGACACAGATGTCAACTTTCTTCAATTGGTTGTTACTAGGCCTTGCATTGGGTGGTTCAATTGGCCTAACTTTCTTTGTGTGGGTGCAAGACAACAAAGGCTTTGATAGGGGATTTGGGCTTTCGTTTATCGCCATGTTCTTGGGTGTAATTATCTTTGTTTTCGGATTACCATGGTATCGTATACATGTTGCTCAAGGAAGCAGTGCCATTACAGAAATTATACAG GTTTACGTTGCTGCTATTAGAAATCGAAAGCTTCGACTTCCCGATGACCCTTCTGAACTCCATGAGATGCCCCTGGACAGCGAAGCTGCACTTCATCAAGAATTCTTACCTCACAGAGATGTTTACAG GTGGCTAGACAAAGCAGCAATTAGATCTGGTAACATTGAACAGTCTCAAAGTCCCTGGAAACTTTGTAGGGTTACACAAGTGGAAAATGCAAAAATCATACTAGCAATGGTTCCGGTTTTCTTGTGTACCATTATCATGACACTTTGTTTAGCTCAACTCCAAACATTTTCAGTTCAACAAGGAGGCACAATGGATATTAAGCTATCAAATTCTTTTAATATGCCACCTGCATCCCTCCCGATAATTCCTGTACTATTCCTACTCATTTTAATTCCAATCTACGACCAAATCCTTGTCCCTTGGATTCGTAAATTTACCGGCATTCCCACTGGCATAACTCACTTACAAAGAGTAGGAGTTGGGCTTATTCTATCTGCAATATCAATGACAATTGCCGGTATCGTGGAAGTAAAGAGAAAAAATGTCGCTAAACACCACAACATGCTAGATGCGACCCCTGTGCTTCAACCATTGCCCATTAGTGTCTTCTGGTTATCCTTCCAGTATTTTGTTTTTGGTATAGCTGATATGTTCACTTATGTGGGACTACTTGAGTTTTTCTACTCACAAGCACCTCAATCAATCAAATCTATTTCCTCTTGCTTTCTTTGGAGCTCAATGGCATTTGGGTATTACTTGAGTACTATTACAGTGAAGATAGTGAACCGGGCAACAAAAGGGAGCACAACAAGTGGAGGATGGTTGGCCGGAAACAACCTAAATCGGAATCATTTGGAAAATTTTTACTGGCTTCTTGCCATATTGAGTTTGATCAATTTCACAGTGTATCTATTTGTTGCAAGGAAGTACAAGTACAGGCCACAAAGTCGTGAAGTTGAGGATAAGTGA